The following are encoded in a window of Bacillus sp. SORGH_AS_0510 genomic DNA:
- a CDS encoding carboxylesterase: MIGCLCIHGFTGAPYEVEPLVDFLQQRTDWVFRVPTLPGHGEANSLKGIHFQEWINHAETELKQLIDNCDEVYVVGFSMGGMIASYLAANYPVDKLILLSAAAYYINPRQLATDIKQTFLDAIKGNLKENELFHRYKRKITETPLAATLQFRKLVTFIKPLLTKVKVPTLIAQGECDGIVPLKSAEYLFQTIGAKQKKLTYIKQSKHHICHCEERDVLFNQVLDFLMER, from the coding sequence ATGATTGGCTGTTTATGTATCCACGGCTTTACAGGTGCGCCGTATGAGGTGGAACCACTCGTTGACTTTTTACAGCAACGTACTGATTGGGTCTTTCGCGTTCCGACGCTGCCCGGTCATGGTGAGGCTAATTCATTAAAAGGAATTCATTTTCAAGAGTGGATTAATCATGCGGAGACAGAGCTAAAGCAGCTGATCGACAATTGTGACGAAGTATATGTGGTCGGTTTTTCAATGGGTGGTATGATCGCCAGTTATCTTGCTGCCAATTACCCTGTAGATAAATTAATTTTATTAAGCGCAGCTGCCTATTATATTAATCCTAGGCAGCTGGCGACTGATATAAAGCAGACCTTCCTTGATGCGATCAAAGGAAACTTAAAAGAGAATGAATTATTTCACCGCTATAAAAGAAAAATAACAGAAACACCTTTAGCGGCGACACTGCAATTTCGTAAGCTTGTTACTTTTATTAAACCCCTTCTAACGAAAGTGAAAGTCCCCACACTAATAGCACAAGGGGAGTGTGACGGGATTGTGCCGCTCAAAAGTGCTGAATATTTATTTCAAACCATTGGCGCAAAACAAAAGAAGCTTACTTATATTAAGCAATCAAAACATCATATTTGCCATTGTGAAGAACGTGATGTCCTGTTTAATCAAGTGTTAGACTTTTTGATGGAGCGGTAA